Part of the Geoalkalibacter ferrihydriticus DSM 17813 genome is shown below.
GGGTAAGCTCACCGGCGATCTTGTACATGTTGGGGATCATCAGCAGCAAGCCCTGGGAGGCGGTAAAGGTGGTGGTCAGCGCGCCACCTTGCAAAGCGCCGTGCACCGCGCCGGCGGCGCCGCCTTCGGATTGCAGCTCGACAACCTTGGGCACCGTACCCCAGATGTTTTTCTGGCCCACCGCACTCTTGGCATCGCAGATTTCACCCATGACCGACGAAGGGGTAATGGGATAGATCGCACACACCTCGTTGGTGGCGTGCGCCACATGCGCAGCCGCGGTGTTTCCGTCAATAGTCACCATCTTTTTGGACATTGAAGCTCCTCCTTTAGGTTGGATCACTGGCTGAATCGGTCGCACCGCGAATCCCTGCGGCCGAAAGGGAAAGAAAACAGCTGGAGCATTTAAAAAGCATGCCGGCAATTCGCACCGACACGAAAAAAAAGAGTATACGAAAAAGGGTGAAAAAAACAACCGCTGCCGGGGATCTTACAGCTCACGCCTGCCCTCCACGGCACGATTGACCGTCGCCTCGTCGACAAATTCAAGGTCGCTGCCCATGGGAATACCATAAGCCAGACGCGTCACCCGGATGCCGCGCCCCTTGACCTGGTCGGCCAGATAAAGAGCCGTGGCTTCGCCCTCCACCGAAAAATTGGTGGCGACGACCACTTCCTCGACGCCCTCCAGGCGGGTCATCAACTCCGCCAGATGTAGATCTTCCGGACCCATGCCATCGAGGGGGGAAAGAGCACCGTGCAGGACATGATAGCGGCCACGAAAAGAGCGGCTGCGCTCAATAGCGATCAAATCCTGAGGCTGCTCGACCACGCACAACACACGATCATCCCGCGCGGGATCAACGCACAGGCGGCAGGGGTCTTGCTCAGTCAAGCTGAAGCAGCACGAACAAAAACGCACATTGCGCTTGATTTCAGCAATCGCCGCCGCCAGAGCCTCGACCTCGGCCGCGGGGCGACGCAGCAGGTGAAACACCAGTCGAGCAGCCGTTTTCTTCCCAATTCCGGGAAGTTTCGACAGCTCGGCGACCAATCGCGCAAAAGACGGTATGGAGTCTAGCATGCGTTCCGTTAAATTCCAAACTTTTTAAAATGGTGTTTTATTTTGTTTTAAGGGGATGAAAAAAATTTCTTCCCACTAAAACACAGTGGTCTGACCAAGCAAAAGTAATACCGTAAACGGAACTCATTGTAAACAGAATCCTGAAACCGGAAATCGCCACGCCCTGCCCGCCACAAAATGGGCCGACATCGGCCACTCCGGCCAATTTCAGTCGCCCAGTCGTGCCAAGAAACGGCTGCGGGGCCTCAGAACATCCCGGGGATGTTAAGGCCGCCGGTGATCTTGCCCATTTCTTCCTGCATCATTTCCTGGCTTTTCTTGAGAGCTTCGTTAGCCGCGGCCAGCACCAGATCCTGCAACATTTCGATGTCGTCGGGATCAACCACGTCCTTCTCGATTTTGAGCGCGACCAGTTGCTGCTTACCGTTGGCCACTGCTGTCACCATGCCGCCGCCGGAGCTGGCTTCGATGGTGCGCTCCGCAAGTTCTTCCTGCAAGCGCGCCATTTTCTGCTGCATCATTTGCGCTTGCTTCATAATGTTGCCCAAACCCTTAGCCATGATCAATCCTCCTGAGACGGCCGTCACCGCGGCCGATATGGTTGACAAAATCGTTCATCGTTCTTCTTTCACATCTGCTCCGGCATCGCTGCCCGATGCAGGCTCCAGGGGCCGGACCTGCTTCACCTCGCCGCCGAAAACCTCCAGCACCGCCTTGACCTTGGGGTGATCCATGGCCTGCTGGCGAACCTGCGCCCGATAGCCCTGCTCCTGTGCCCGACGCTCCTCAATCAGCGGCGCCGGCGCCGGGTGCGCACCGCCCTCAAGCACACTGACCCGCAGTTGCACCTTTTCACCGAAATAGTCCGTCGCCAACAGCTCGAGCTGCTCCAACTTATCGGGATCCTTGAGTTGGTCATAATAAAAGGAGCCTGCGGGGAAAGCGATCTCCAAGCGTGGCAACTGCGGCGGCAGCAGACTGCCGTGCTCGAGAATGCTGGCAAGCAGAGGTTTTTTCTTGCGGATTTTGTCCACCAACCCCGGCCAGCCCTTGGCAGCCGCCGTTGCGACGGGCGCAGGCCGCTCTGGCGCGGCAGCGGGCCGCGGACGGCTTTGCGCCGCCAGGGTTTGCCTGGGGGGTGGCGGCTCCTCAGGCGGTGGTTCGCCGGGCAAATCGGCAGGCGCCGCGGAAGATCCCCCACCGGATGAGGGCATCCGGCCCTCGCCCAAGCGTCGTTCAAGATCCTCCAGCTTACGGATAAGAGTCGCCACATCCCGCGCCGGCGGCAAATGCGCCAGGCGAATCAGGACCATTTCCAATGTCAGGCGGGGAAAGCTCGAGGCCGGCAATTCCGCTTCGGTCTTGAGCAGCAAGGTCAAGGTGCGCTGCAGCTCTTCGAGCCCGGTCTCGGCGGCCAGTTTCTGCAATTCGGCCAGTTCCTCGGCAGTCGCCTCAAGCAACCCTTCCGGATCTTCGGCCACTTTAAGCACGGTCAGGCTGCGAAAGATTTCCACCAATTCCCGACAGAACTGACGAAAAGAATGGCCGAGATGATCGACCCGCCGTACCGCTTCCAGCGCTCGACGACCGTCGTGGTGCAGAACCGCCTCCACCGTATCGAGCAGCAAGCGGCGATCGACCTGTCCGAACAACGCCTGGACTTCTTCGTCCCGCACCTGAGCGCCGCAGAAGGCGATGACCTGATCCAGGGCCGAGAGCGCATCGCGCATGCTGCCTTCGCCGCGGCGCGCCACCAGGGCCAAAGCGCGATCGGAGATCTCAATGTGCTCCTGAGTGACGATCCCGCGCAAATGTTCAACCACCTGGGCAAGAGCGATTTTGCGAAAATCGAAGCGCTGACAGCGCGACAAAATGGTGGCGGGGATTTTATGCGGCTCGGTGGTGGCGAAAATGAACTTGGCGTGAGGGGGCGGCTCTTCCAGGGTTTTCAACAAAGCATTGAAGGCATTGATGGAGAGCATATGCACTTCGTCGATGATGAAGATCTTATAGCGCGCCCGCGACGGCAGGTAACGAATACTCTCGCGCAATTCGCGCACATCGTCGACCCCGGTATTGGAGGCACCGTCAATTTCCAACACATCGACGCTGGTGCCGCTGGTGATTTCTTCACAGATGGGGCAGACGTTGCAGGGGAAGGAGCCCGGGCCGGTTTCGCAATTGAGGGATTTGGCAAAAATGCGTGCCGCCGAGGTTTTTCCGACTCCGCGCGCACCGGTAAACAAAAAGGCGTGATGCACCCGGTCGCCGGCGATGGCGTTGCCGAGGGTGCGGCTGACATGTTCCTGGCCCACCAGATCGGCGAAGCTCTGAGGCCGATACTTGCGAGCGAGTACCAGGTAGGACATGCGAGGTTGCGGCTCCGAGGAAAAGGCGGCGGCACCAGCCGACGCATAAAAGAATTGCCGGCACAAGTGACAGCCAGGCACCCCCGCGGCACACGAAGCAAGTCGTTACCGCTGCTCCCTTCCGGGCCTGACGGGGTTGGCGACCGTCCGTTGCGCAGGACCCGGCTGTCACTTCTATCGGCAATCCGGCCTCTGAGGCCTGTGACAAAAATCAAATCTGGCGGAGAGGGGGGGATTCGAACCCCCGGTACCTTGCGGTACACACGATTTCCAGTCGTGCACCTTCGGCCTCTCGGTCACCTCTCCGCAGGGGGGACAAGATACATGAGAGGCTTGCGAAAATCAAGGGAAAGGTTTAAACCGGCAGGCAGTTTCGCTCGGATGATCAGCCCCGCTTCAGCGCGTTCTTCAATCGACCGCATCTCGGACAGGGGGCGATACATTTTTGTATCGTTCGTTCATGCGATAGACAAAGGCCAGAATCTCTGCCACCGCCTGGTAAAGATCTTCGGGAATTTCTTCGCCCACCGGAACCTGGGCAAGGATTTCAATGAGATCGGGATCTTCAACTATCTGCACGCCGGCCTCGCGCGCCTTCTCAAGAATCCGCTCCGCCACCTCGCCGCGCCCGCTGGCCACGACCACGGGCGCCTTGCCGCCGGCGCCCTCGTATTGCAGGGCCGCGGCTTTTTTGAATCTATTATTCATCATCTCGGTCAGGCCGTCCTTTGTTCTTGATCCTTTGTCCTTTTCCGGTGTTTTGCCCTCAGACTCTTGCGTTGACAATGCGGGTTTCGGCCGGCATCAGACAGCGAATGAGGGCCGGGCCCGGGGCTTCGGCGTCATCGGCGAAGGTTACCGCACGCAAAAGCGACTCGCCCAGGGCCTGGGTCAATTCGTCCCGGCCGCCGGCGAGAAATTCGGCAACCTGCGCGTTCTGGCAGGAAAAACGCAGATACAAGCCGTCTTCCTGATGCAGGCAATGGACCTGCAAAGATCCCAACCCCTCAAGCTCCAGAAACAATGACAGAGAGCAAGCCTGCTTGGTCGGCCCGGCCTCTGTGTCGTCCTGGCCGCCGTGACGGCGGGCCAGCAGGTAGCCCTGCTCAAGAAAGCCGAGGGGCAAAGGAAGAAAATCAGCTCCGATTTCCGCCATCCGCGCCCGGCACATCTGCCAGAACTCCAGATGCTGGAGAGCATCGGCATTTTTCTCGCGCCCCTGTTGCAACCCGGCCAGCAGCTCTTTTTCAAGCCCGGCAGCCAGGCGCCGCATCAAGGTCTCGCCTTCGCCACCCACATGCCGCCGGGGTTCACGCTGAATCAGGCGCAGCAGACTGGCAAGCAAGTCGCGTTGCACAGGATCCAACCGCGAAACCACCGCCGCTTCAGCCGCGGGATTAAGAACCAGTGCCGGCAACTCGGCGAATACCTGGCGCAGACGCGCCAGGGCGTCTGCGGTTTCTGCGGGAAATGCGGCCAGATATCGCTCAAAACCCTGACCCAGCAAGCGCGCCAGAGATTCGGCTTGACCGCGGCCCTCCTGCCCCGGCGGCAAGCGCGCCATGCCCAGAAGGGCCTCGGCAATCTGTCGCCCACCTTCGCTCAAGCTCAGAAATTGGGGGGGCTCCGCGCTCGGTGTTGCAAGGGCTTGGGGCACCAGCGATAAAGCGGCCAACAAGGGCTGCAACTGGCGCGAAAGTTCGTTTTGCCGCTGCCCGAGCAGGCTGCCGTTGGCGAGCAGGGCATTTTTAAGGGAGGCCGCGGCCTGCCCGCCTTGACCGGCAATCAGCTGACGCTCCAGGGCCAGTCCAAGCTGTCCGGACAGCGCCTGCAACTGGGCGGTCGAAAAAGGCACAGCCGTCTGCCCTCTGAGCCCGTCGGCCAGGCTCTGAAGATTTTGCGCCAAAGCCTTCTCGCCCGCGCCGTCCCCCGCCTGCGGCGCCATGCGCAGCAAGGCTGCCGCAAGTGCTCCTACATCCAGGCGGCTTCCCAGCATATGCAGTGAGCGCCCCAGACGCTCCAGCAGACCGGTGTCAAGAATCCGCAGCTTAAGCTCAGGATGAGTTTCGATGACCTGCAGGCTGAGTTGCTCTCCGGCGCGCAGGGGCACCCGGCTTTCGACCCAGAGTTTGCGCTCACCGAACTGCAGCAATGCCTTTTCCTGCCCGCCCTCTTCAACGGTGGCGCGGACCATCTGATGCATCAACAGCGCGTTTTGGCGCTCCTCGCGGGTTAACTGAGCCGGTTGCGACGCAGCGTGAACCACGACATTCGGCAGCGTGAGGGCAGGCACAATATTCATGGGACTCTTATCGGGCAGCAAAAGGGGATTCTTTAATGATTTTTCGTCTTGCCGGGCCTATACTGAAGAGGCGAGGGAACGGGCTAGAGTGGAAAATTGTTTAATTTTATTTAATAATTTGGCAGGTCTGGCCGATAAGTAAATAGAACAGAGGGACCGCACAACTGAAGCCCGGATTTTTCGACCCACACAAAAAGGACCACAGCGCATGAATCTTCAGGCTGTTATTTTTGCCCACACCCGCTCCGAGCTTGACCTTTTGGCCAGGGTCGGCGCCGGCGAAGGCCTGCTGGAAGCGGCCTCGCACTGCGCAGGCGAAGAGCAGCTCTTTGATGTTCTGGAAAATCGCAACGTCGAGCTTATTTTGTACAGCTGCGACCAGCGCGGTCCGGAGGCTTTGCTCTGGCTGAAAAATCTGGCCAAACGCGACCGCTGGAAAGAAATCCCGGTGGTGGTCTTCACGGGCGAAGAACAGGTGGAAACTCGTGTTGCGGCCCTGGAAATGGGAGCCTGCGATGTCCTGAGCTTCACCACCCCTGGACCCGAAATCGCCGCTCGCCTGCGCTGTCGCCTGCGAGAACGCAAGGAAATTAAAAAGATCAAAAAATCGCGCGAAGACCTTGCCCGAGTCGCGCTCACCGATGGGCTTACCGGACTGTGCAACCGCGCTTTCTTTGATGCCAGCCTCGAATCGGAAGCGGCGCGCAGCGCCCGCACGGGCGCGTCCTATTCGCTGCTGCTGGTTGATGTCGATCATTTCAAATGGGTCAACGATACCTACGGCCACCAATTAGGCGACACAGTCCTGCAAGCCATCGCCCGCGTCCTGCGCCATGCGGTGCGCAAGTCGGATATGGCCTTTCGCTACGGCGGCGAAGAATTTGCCCTGCTGCTGCCCGAAACCGACATTCCCAAGGCCCAGGTGCTGGCCGCGCGCATTCACCGGGAAATCGCCGATCTCGCCGCAGACTATGCGCATTTCCGCCAACCCCTGACCGTCAGTATCGGCATCAGTTGTTGCCCTGGGGAAGAGACCGTCGAAGGGGCACTGATCTTCGAACAGGCCGACTGCGCTCTATATTCCGCCAAGCGCAACGGACGCAACCGCACCGAAATCTTCCAATTCGGCAAGACTGAGTTCAAAGCCAGCGAAATGCATGCACCGTCAAACCTGCGCATGTAGCCAGAGTGCAGATAAAAAAACCGTAACTGTTCAGCATACACCGCAGGGCACGGCGGCATCGCGTGCGGCAAAAACTCAACTGCGGCTCAAACATTTGCCGCAGCACTCAACCGCCGCACCCTGCGGTACTCTCGGACGTTGCCGCTGAATAGTTACAAAAAACCTTCGGCCGAAATAAAACAAGGGGGCTTGCGCATCACGCGCAAGCCCCCTTCTTCATTTACTGAACAACGACTTAAGCGGTGCGACTTACATCATGTCCATGCCGCCCATGCCGCCCATGCCGCCCATGCCGCCCGGCATCGCAGGCATGCCGCCCTCATCCTTCTTGGGCTTCTCGGCGATACAGGCTTCGGTGGTCAGCATGAGACCGGCCACGGAGCCTGCGTTCTGCAGCGCATAGCGGGAGACTTTGGTGGGATCGATGATACCGGCCTCAATCATGTCGCAATAAGTGTCGGTGGCGGCGTCAAAACCAAAGGCACCGCTTTCGCTCATGACCTTGTTGACCACGATGGAGCCTTCCATGCCGGCATTGGCCGCAATCTGGCGCAGAGGCTCTTCAAGGGCCCGGCGCACGATCTTGACGCCGAACTCCTGCTCGCCTTCGACCTTGATGGTGTCGAGCGCGCTGATGACGCGAATCATCGCGACGCCGCCGCCAGGCACGATGCCCTCTTCCACAGCCGCGCGAGTCGCATGAAGGGCATCTTCAACGCGGGCTTTCTTCTCTTTCATTTCGGTCTCGGTGGCGGCACCGACCTTGACCACGGCAACGCCGCCGACCAGTTTGGCAAGACGCTCCTGGAGCTTCTCCCGATCATAGTCGCTGGTGGTTTCCTCGATCTGGGCGCGAATGATCTTGACCCGCCCTTCGATATCGGCCTCGGCGCCGGCACCGTCGATGATGGTGGTGTTGTCTTTGTCGATGACGATGCGCTTGGCGCTGCCGAGCATGTCGAGTGTTGCATTCTCAAGCTTGAAGCCGATCTCTTCGCTGATGACCTTGCCGCCGGTCAGAACGGCGATGTCTTCGAGCATGGCTTTGCGGCGGTCACCGAAGCCGGGGGCCTTGACGGCAGCAACGTTAAGGGTGCCGCGCAGCTTGTTGACAACCAACGTGGCCAGAGCTTCGCCCTCGACGTCTTCGGAGATGATCACCAGGGGGCGGCCCTGCTTGGCGACCGGCTCGAGCACCGGCAGCAGGTCGCGCATGTTGCTGATCTTCTTGTCATGGATGAGAATCAAGGCGTCTTCGAGCACGGTTTCCATGCGCTCGGCATCGGTGACGAAGTACGGTGAGAGATAGCCGCGGTCGAACTGCATGCCCTCGACAGTCTCCAGAGTGGTCTCCATCGACTTGGCTTCCTCGACGGTAATGACCCCTTCCTTGCCGACTTTCTCCATGGCCTCGGCGATAATGTTGCCGATGGTGGCATCGCCGTTGGCGGAGATGGTGCCGATCTGAGCAATTTCTTTGTGGTCCTTGATGGGCTTGGAGAGCTCACGCAGGGACGCAACACAGGCTTCGACGGCCTTGTCGATGCCGCGCTTGATTTCCATGGGATTGTGCCCGGCGGTGACCAGCTTGACGCCTTCACGGTAAATGGCCTGGGCCAAGACGGTGGCGGTGGTGGTGCCGTCACCGGCGACATCGGAAGTCTTGGAGGCGACTTCCTTGACCAGCTGCACGCCCATGTTCTCGAACTTGTCCTCGAGTTCCATTTCTTTGGCAACCGTCACGCCGTCCTTGGTGATCAGCGGTGCACCAAAAGATTTTTCGATGACCACGTTGCGGCCCTTGGGACCGAGGGTGACCTTGACGGCATTGGCCAGAGCATTGACTCCTGTGAGAATCTTGGCGCGGGCGTCCTGCCCGTATTTGATTTCCTTAGCTGCCATAATAATTATGTCCTCCTTGTCAGGATTAAGTTTAAGAGAGAATTAGTTTTCAACGACGCCGAGAATATCTTCTTCGCGCATCATCAGATATTCCTTGCCTTCGATCTTGATTTCGCTGCCGGCATACTTGCCGAACAACACCTTGTCGCCGACCTTGACATCGAGAGGCAGCACCTTGCCGTCTTCGGTCTTCTTGCCCTTGCCTACGGCGATGATCTGGCCCTGCTGGGGTTTTTCCTTGGCGGTGTCGGGGATAATGAGGCCCCCGGCGGTTGTGGTCTCTTCTTCAATTCTCTCAACGATGATACGGTCGTGCAGCGGTCTGATGTTCATTTTCTTTTTCTCCTTTCCGCGAAGCGAAAGATAAGCGGAGTCGAGCCCCCGCGATTAATCCGTCTGAATGACGACGAACAGGTTTGATTTCCGGCCTGTGCTCT
Proteins encoded:
- the dnaX gene encoding DNA polymerase III subunit gamma/tau, whose translation is MSYLVLARKYRPQSFADLVGQEHVSRTLGNAIAGDRVHHAFLFTGARGVGKTSAARIFAKSLNCETGPGSFPCNVCPICEEITSGTSVDVLEIDGASNTGVDDVRELRESIRYLPSRARYKIFIIDEVHMLSINAFNALLKTLEEPPPHAKFIFATTEPHKIPATILSRCQRFDFRKIALAQVVEHLRGIVTQEHIEISDRALALVARRGEGSMRDALSALDQVIAFCGAQVRDEEVQALFGQVDRRLLLDTVEAVLHHDGRRALEAVRRVDHLGHSFRQFCRELVEIFRSLTVLKVAEDPEGLLEATAEELAELQKLAAETGLEELQRTLTLLLKTEAELPASSFPRLTLEMVLIRLAHLPPARDVATLIRKLEDLERRLGEGRMPSSGGGSSAAPADLPGEPPPEEPPPPRQTLAAQSRPRPAAAPERPAPVATAAAKGWPGLVDKIRKKKPLLASILEHGSLLPPQLPRLEIAFPAGSFYYDQLKDPDKLEQLELLATDYFGEKVQLRVSVLEGGAHPAPAPLIEERRAQEQGYRAQVRQQAMDHPKVKAVLEVFGGEVKQVRPLEPASGSDAGADVKEER
- a CDS encoding GGDEF domain-containing protein, with the protein product MNLQAVIFAHTRSELDLLARVGAGEGLLEAASHCAGEEQLFDVLENRNVELILYSCDQRGPEALLWLKNLAKRDRWKEIPVVVFTGEEQVETRVAALEMGACDVLSFTTPGPEIAARLRCRLRERKEIKKIKKSREDLARVALTDGLTGLCNRAFFDASLESEAARSARTGASYSLLLVDVDHFKWVNDTYGHQLGDTVLQAIARVLRHAVRKSDMAFRYGGEEFALLLPETDIPKAQVLAARIHREIADLAADYAHFRQPLTVSIGISCCPGEETVEGALIFEQADCALYSAKRNGRNRTEIFQFGKTEFKASEMHAPSNLRM
- the recR gene encoding recombination mediator RecR, with translation MLDSIPSFARLVAELSKLPGIGKKTAARLVFHLLRRPAAEVEALAAAIAEIKRNVRFCSCCFSLTEQDPCRLCVDPARDDRVLCVVEQPQDLIAIERSRSFRGRYHVLHGALSPLDGMGPEDLHLAELMTRLEGVEEVVVATNFSVEGEATALYLADQVKGRGIRVTRLAYGIPMGSDLEFVDEATVNRAVEGRREL
- the groL gene encoding chaperonin GroEL (60 kDa chaperone family; promotes refolding of misfolded polypeptides especially under stressful conditions; forms two stacked rings of heptamers to form a barrel-shaped 14mer; ends can be capped by GroES; misfolded proteins enter the barrel where they are refolded when GroES binds), which gives rise to MAAKEIKYGQDARAKILTGVNALANAVKVTLGPKGRNVVIEKSFGAPLITKDGVTVAKEMELEDKFENMGVQLVKEVASKTSDVAGDGTTTATVLAQAIYREGVKLVTAGHNPMEIKRGIDKAVEACVASLRELSKPIKDHKEIAQIGTISANGDATIGNIIAEAMEKVGKEGVITVEEAKSMETTLETVEGMQFDRGYLSPYFVTDAERMETVLEDALILIHDKKISNMRDLLPVLEPVAKQGRPLVIISEDVEGEALATLVVNKLRGTLNVAAVKAPGFGDRRKAMLEDIAVLTGGKVISEEIGFKLENATLDMLGSAKRIVIDKDNTTIIDGAGAEADIEGRVKIIRAQIEETTSDYDREKLQERLAKLVGGVAVVKVGAATETEMKEKKARVEDALHATRAAVEEGIVPGGGVAMIRVISALDTIKVEGEQEFGVKIVRRALEEPLRQIAANAGMEGSIVVNKVMSESGAFGFDAATDTYCDMIEAGIIDPTKVSRYALQNAGSVAGLMLTTEACIAEKPKKDEGGMPAMPGGMGGMGGMGGMDMM
- the groES gene encoding co-chaperone GroES, whose product is MNIRPLHDRIIVERIEEETTTAGGLIIPDTAKEKPQQGQIIAVGKGKKTEDGKVLPLDVKVGDKVLFGKYAGSEIKIEGKEYLMMREEDILGVVEN
- a CDS encoding YbaB/EbfC family nucleoid-associated protein; this translates as MAKGLGNIMKQAQMMQQKMARLQEELAERTIEASSGGGMVTAVANGKQQLVALKIEKDVVDPDDIEMLQDLVLAAANEALKKSQEMMQEEMGKITGGLNIPGMF
- a CDS encoding EscU/YscU/HrcU family type III secretion system export apparatus switch protein, encoding MMNNRFKKAAALQYEGAGGKAPVVVASGRGEVAERILEKAREAGVQIVEDPDLIEILAQVPVGEEIPEDLYQAVAEILAFVYRMNERYKNVSPPVRDAVD